A window of Platichthys flesus chromosome 23, fPlaFle2.1, whole genome shotgun sequence contains these coding sequences:
- the podxl gene encoding podocalyxin encodes MHLGEGGSRNRTKATMRIMNLMLSLSILFHSAFAETTAASSPSITAGSSSTSGGGTSFNLNQTQATVAVPTAKNTADKATAEPHVFTQTQSQTSTTNNPSSSHISISSGPSTVAHAAATSSPPKATIPVTTVATADSGGTSVGFPTTVKVQSTEADVASTNSRTEPSVIPTTSPYHAETSNTPTHPTTEQTHAAITKTSEGDTKKTTVPVTTNFRTTETGKPGTTSTPPTLTTGSTVPENLSETTLLQTSTAATTDPLPKIFLYSLNSRPEKEKDNELVEMCKRLMANMQDGNCTLIWRHKNGKVQIDCMEINGKVKTSIITQYYEEISKKPPDNKTLIAILASCGALLIMIFILAICASHHRRSYNENQQHLTEELHTVENGYHDNPTLEVMEVQPEMQEKKVALNGEFNNDSWIVPIDNLLKEDILDEEDTHL; translated from the exons ATGCATctgggagaaggagggagcagAAACAGGACCAAAGCGACAATGAGGATCATGAATTTGATGCTTTCACTCA GCATCCTATTCCACAGTGCATTTGCAGAAACCACTGCAGCGAGTTCTCCTTCTATCACTGCTGGGTCCTCGTCTACTAGTGGTGGAGGCACATCATTCAATCTTAACCAGACACAGGCAACAGTTGCAGTCCCCACGGCAAAAAATACTGCTGACAAGGCGACTGCAGAGCCTCACGTTTTTACCCAAACACAATCCCAAACTTCCACCACAAACAACCCATCATCATCTCACATCAGCATCTCTAGCGGTCCTTCCACTGTTGCCCATGCTGCTGCTACCTCAAGCCCCCCAAAGGCTACAATACCAGTTACAACTGTTGCAACAGCTGACAGTGGCGGAACATCAGTGGGATTCCCTACTACTGTCAAAGTACAGTCAACTGAAGCTGATGTAGCTAGTACAAACTCCAGGACTGAGCCATCGGTCATTCCAACAACAAGTCCATACCATGCAGAAACATCAAATACCCCAACACATCCTACAACAGAACAAACTCATGCAGCCATTACCAAGACAAGTGAAGGAG acacaaagaaaacaaccgTTCCAGTTACAACAAACTTTAGGACCACAGAGACTGGGAAGCCAGGGACCACCAGCACCCCCCCCACTCTGACAACAGGATCTACTGTACCTGAGAACCTAAGTGAAACAACATTACTGCAAACCTCTACTGCCGCCACCACAGATCCTCTGCCAAAGATTTTTCTG TATTCTCTAAACAGCAGACCTGAG aaagagaaagacaatgaGCTGGTGGAGATGTGCAAGCGGCTGATGGCAAATATGCAGGATGGGAACTGCACCCTGATATGGAGGCATAAAAATGGCAAAGTACAGATTGACTGCATGGAAATAAATGGCAAAG TGAAAACCAGCATCATAACCCAGTATTATGAGGAAATCTCCAAG AAACCACCAGATAATAAAACCCTGATAGCCATACTGGCCTCATGTGGAGCCCTGCTCATCATGATCTTTATCCTTGCCATCTGTGCCTCTCACCACCGCAGGTCATACAATGAGAACCAG CAACACCTTACAGAGGAGCTGCACACTGTGGAGAACGGTTACCATGACAATCCCACACTGGAAGTGATGGAGGTGCAGCCAGAGATGCAGGAGAAGAAGGTGGCGTTAAATGGAGAGTTCAACAATGACAGCTGGATTGTCCCCATTGACAACCTGCTGAAGGAGGACATACTCGATGAGGAGGACACCCACCTGTAA